GTATTCGACGATGGCTATTTCACAAAAGACCTAGCACAAGAACATACACGTGCATTGTCAACACAAGAATGGACAGAGAAAGTACTAAACGAAATCGATGCAAGCTTCGTTTCGGATAGTATTATGATTTCATATAATTAAGGAACGGTGAAGACTATGGGGAAAAATATCATTGAAAAAGTGTGGGAACAACACGTCGTACATCGTGAAGATGGCAAGCCAGATTTACTATATATCGATTTACACTTAATTCATGAAGTAACAAGCCCGCAAGCGTTCGAGGGACTACGCTTAGCTGGCCGCAAAGTGCGTCGTACAGACCTGTGCTTTGCAACAATGGATCATAACGTACCAACAAAAAACTTACCAACAATTAACGACCCAATCGCGAAAAAGCAAATCATGACACTTGCTGAAAACGCAAAAGAGTTCGGTATTGAGCTAGCAGACATCGGCCATCCAGACCAAGGGATTGTTCACGTAATTGGGCCTGAGCTAGGATTAACACAGCCAGGGAAAACAATCGTTTGTGGTGACTCACATACAGCGACACATGGTGCATTCGGTGCAATTGCATTTGGTATCGGTACATCAGAAGTAGAACACGTATTATCAACACAAACGCTATGGCAATTAAAGCCACCAACAATGGAAATCCGTGTCAACGGTGACCTTGGTGTTGGCGTAACGGCGAAGGATATCATTTTAGCGATTATCGCAAAATGGGGCATTGGCGTAGGTACAGGGCATATCGTCGAGTACACAGGCGAAGCCATTCGTAAGCTGTCAATGGAAGAGCGTATGACGATTTGTAATATGTCAATCGAAGCTGGCGCAAAAGCTGGTTTAATCTCACCTGACGAAACAACGGTGGAATTCCTAC
The sequence above is a segment of the Solibacillus sp. FSL H8-0523 genome. Coding sequences within it:
- the leuC gene encoding 3-isopropylmalate dehydratase large subunit, giving the protein MGKNIIEKVWEQHVVHREDGKPDLLYIDLHLIHEVTSPQAFEGLRLAGRKVRRTDLCFATMDHNVPTKNLPTINDPIAKKQIMTLAENAKEFGIELADIGHPDQGIVHVIGPELGLTQPGKTIVCGDSHTATHGAFGAIAFGIGTSEVEHVLSTQTLWQLKPPTMEIRVNGDLGVGVTAKDIILAIIAKWGIGVGTGHIVEYTGEAIRKLSMEERMTICNMSIEAGAKAGLISPDETTVEFLRGRRHAPKGETFEEAAKYWLSLASDADATYDVVLEIDAADIEPIVTWGTNPAMGVGVSQTVPTATDYDSETDRQALEKALQYMDLQEGQKITDIEVQHVFIGSCTNSRINDLRAAAEIVKGEKLAKGVTGIVVPGSWSTKKQAEEEGLHEIFLAAGFEWRESGCSACLGMNEDVIPSGERCASTSNRNFEGRQGAGARTHLVSPAMAAAAAIHGRFVDVRQLQKQEA